The genomic region TAATTTGTTAGCCTGTTTTGCAGAATTTCcatgtaaattatattattttttaccatGGTATAACCAATTGTTTGCTTTAATCTTAGTAGAGGAGCTCTTATTAATACTATCTGTAGATTACAATGTCATAAGCCTTTTATATTTCAGCAGATTCTAACTATCTGTCAGTGTTTATCATCTATTAGCTGGAAAATGCTCATTCTGAATGAGATCCTGACGATGTTGTTTCTCTACATCTTTATAGTTGAGTGATGTAGACTAAAGGTGATTGGCTGATTTAGaaaaagggggaggggctactgTCGACTGCCGTCTttctgtttcagttgagattgcatcaaacattgaataaatagCGCACGTTTCAAAGCCCTTCGCAGGACCTTTAAGTGTTTTCTCACTGAACTTTACACATCTTCTGTTTTGCTAGTTTCTGCGTGGCTCTGATAGCCAGCTGAACGGCCTCTGTGCGACTGATTCCTTTGCTTTCGGCCTCCTTCAGCGCGCTCTCCTTCTCCTCCGCCGTCACCACCACCTTCTTCAGGAGCTGTGCTATAGCTGCGATACACACGTCCGAGAACGAGCGCTCCGCCTCATGCCGAGAATCCTCCACCAGACGCCAGTAGATTTTCTGCCATTCCGTCTGAGTGACCTTCTTGCGCTTCTGCTTGAACTGCTTGACTTTCTCCTGCAGTTTCTGCTTCTGAATCTCCTGAATGTGTTTCTCGGTTTCGTTAAACATGTCATTAGTGAAGTGCGCTCCTTCGTTTTCCTCCACCATCTCCTCTACTTTACTGATCAGATCTTTAAACTGGGGGAAACTGGCTGAGTTGTTGTCCAGACAGATGAACCGTTTTCCACAACTCTCCACCAGCTCTTTAAGATCTGGATCGCTGTCCTGTAGGAACTGCTCGACGGTTTTATTCTCCTTCTCTAACTGATCTTTATACGTGAACAGGATCATGGTGTATTTCTCCATCTGGTCTCCAAACACTTCTTTGAGCTGCTCCACAGTTTTTTTATTCTCCTCTGTGAATCTGTCCACTTTAATCACTACGAGAAACGCGTGTGGACCAGGAGAGGCGTACGTGAAGCATTTCAGTATTTCGCTTTTAATCTCGTCTTCGCTGAGATTAGTGTCGTAGAGTCCAGGAGTGTCGATGACGGCAATCTCTCTATTGATTCTCACCATAGTTTCTGACTGGCACTCTTTAGTCTGAGAGCTTGAGCTAGAGAAGGATTTGAAGCGGTTTCTGCCGATAATCGTGTTTCCACTGGCACTTTTCCCCactccagttttccccaccaGAACCAGTCTGATCTGCTCTTTCCCTTCAGGATTGTGAGGATGTGAATCCTCTGTTGAGCAGTCTTCTGAAACTACATCAGAAACATCAAATCACTAACAGCATTGATTCTGTGCAGTCTGTCCTAAAGGTAAATCTGATTATATATCTAGGCATGGCTGAATgttaagagttcagtacatggaaatgttATACTGTCACCCTCAAACTTCATTGTTTCATTGTTCTCATGCAAATCCcatgaaaaaattataataaaataccaATTCTGACAATCCATAAGGGATCGTGTTTAAGTGGCCACAAGTTTTCCTTGGGATATtacaataatgattatttttccCTTGTTTTTAAGTAAATCTAAGCTTTGTAAttaacttactatgtatgtgggacttttattttgaaaacaatagAGGCAGGCAAATCCGGCTTGATTGACACAACGTGCGTAATTGAATTTAAAACACTGTGATATGTGCCATACTGTGAGCTTTAAACACCATTGCATCTAAATGCATCATTTTACAATCCCATTAAAAATCAGGTCAAAACACTGACCAGATCGGTAATATGCAAGCCCCGTACTGTGTTTGTTTGCACACAAAGTTTCCTTGTGATATTATTGTGTATgtgagactcttattttgaaatggGAATGGCAGATAAAATAAACCGGCATTCTGTAAAACAGCTAGCTATACATGACTATGGAGTGTTCAGAGTGTcagaacacaaaatgcaggatatacggattaaaATGTATTCGGCGCCACCCCCAGGAGGCATACGATCTGTTTAACTGTATCTTatgttagtttaacatgtatattatgACATTTAATGCATATATTTGTAATGAGGCACTAAACACATGTAGACTGTTGAGCATAAGTGTTTAATGCAAGCTGCATGCATTGTTGCATCATATTAATTAGCCTATACTGTCATTTTTCTTTCGAGTGAGAGCACTCCAAAGAACAGTAATAGAGTTTTAAACTATTAAACGTCATCTGTTTATGCCAATGTTAATATTAATCCCTGTCTGTGTTTTCATATACGTTAGAGCTtcaaaatataactttatatattggggttgtcacaatactggaatccgatatcaatcggtactgaaattttaaaagtgTCCATTTCCCGCGAACATTTGAACGCTGTTGAGTgcattcttaaacaccgctgatttgccattgtgttcacatgctcaacagaaatgactgtgattggctgtgaaggtcatcggttcaccgaaatcgccactgtttactgagtgtacccagcctgatctcacgagaaaacgtaagtattttacgttttgacagtttagtggctaattcgtacgagttcagtcgtacgaaattgtacgatttttaaaaaagaggcgtggcacctaaccccacccctaaacccaaccatcattggcggatgagcaaatcgtactaaattgtacgaattagatcgtacgaattagccactaaatcaaaaagttacgaattgccgtgagattgtgttggtgtaaccacagatacagggacactgaagtgttttaaagctgtgaatcatcagcggatcactcgtatgtcagcttatagacaagcCAGCTGATCGATGgcactttaaaacactccagtgtctctgtatctgtgattacactcagtaaacagcggtgagtttggtgaactgatgaccttcacagccaatcacagtcatttctgtttaggaacgtgctcaacagccCTTAAATGTTTACAGGAAATGGACATCTGCAAATTCTAGTATTGTCACAACCCTACTACACACGTCTCTGTCCCTTATGTTGAGTatacagtaattataatgtaGCTTATATTTCATCCACAACTCAACGCTGGAGCAAAATAGGTACCCTGGAGGCATAGAGATAGAGCTCATTGATATTCATGACCATTACAAAAATGGTCAAAACATAGCTTTTTATTGTAGA from Danio aesculapii chromosome 3, fDanAes4.1, whole genome shotgun sequence harbors:
- the LOC130220827 gene encoding GTPase IMAP family member 8-like, whose amino-acid sequence is MSSSSSNPDDPMMRILLLGRKGSGRSSSGNTILGQKRFKVHVQQKKYEAEAEFGEVCHAVTQIGQKQIDVLDCPDLLDPDVDQEKLQKLEEQLLSACSAGLSSVLLVVPLVKKVENEEEILEYVKHLFGPGVQKYIMILFTREDELEDLDEPQTVEEHLEDEDHADLQRLVTECGGRFHCFNNKSKSGDQVKDLLQKIEGMVEENGGKFMMEHMRRSDSKEAFVNFSEDCSTEDSHPHNPEGKEQIRLVLVGKTGVGKSASGNTIIGRNRFKSFSSSSSQTKECQSETMVRINREIAVIDTPGLYDTNLSEDEIKSEILKCFTYASPGPHAFLVVIKVDRFTEENKKTVEQLKEVFGDQMEKYTMILFTYKDQLEKENKTVEQFLQDSDPDLKELVESCGKRFICLDNNSASFPQFKDLISKVEEMVEENEGAHFTNDMFNETEKHIQEIQKQKLQEKVKQFKQKRKKVTQTEWQKIYWRLVEDSRHEAERSFSDVCIAAIAQLLKKVVVTAEEKESALKEAESKGISRTEAVQLAIRATQKLAKQKMCKVQ